A single region of the Chionomys nivalis chromosome 5, mChiNiv1.1, whole genome shotgun sequence genome encodes:
- the LOC130874756 gene encoding peptidyl-prolyl cis-trans isomerase A-like encodes MVNPTVFFDIAADGEPLGRVSFELFADKVPKTAENFRALSTGKKGFGYKGSSFHRIIPGFMCQGGDFTRHNGTGGRSIYGEKFEDENFILKHTGPGILSMANAAPNTNGSQFFICTTKTEWLDGKHVVFGKVKKGMNIVEAMERFGSRNGKTSKKITISDCGQL; translated from the coding sequence ATGGTCAACCCCACCGTGTTCTTCGACATCGCGGCCGATGGCGAGCCCTTGGGCCGCGTCTCCTTCGAGCTGTTTGCAGACAAagttccaaagacagcagaaaactttCGTGCTCTGAGCACTGGAAAGAAAGGATTTGGATATAAGGGTTCTTCCTTTCACAGGATTATTCCAGGATTCATGTGCCAGGGTGGTGACTTCACACGCCATAATGGCACTGGCGGCAGATCCATCTACGGAGAAAAATTTGAGGATGAGAACTTCATTCTGAAGCATACAGGTCCTGGCATCTTGTCCATGGCAAATGCTGCACCAAACACAAACGGTTCCCAATTTTTTATCTGCACCACCAAGACTGAGTGGCTGGATGGCAAACATGTGGTCTTTGGGAAGGTGAAAAAAGGCATGAACATTGTGGAAGCCATGGAGCGTTTTGGGTCCAGGAATGGCAAGACCAGCAAGAAGATCACCATTTCCGACTGTGGACAACTCTAA